From the genome of Segatella hominis, one region includes:
- a CDS encoding TIGR00730 family Rossman fold protein, whose product MKIAVFCSANKNIDPDFFTITEEMGKWMAENGHDLVFGGCNSGLMDCIGKAVKAHGGRTIGVVPTLVERGGRTFPDLDIEIPCDNLSDRKDLMLAQSDLFVALPGGVGTLDEIFTIAAAHTIGYHHKMVILYNMKGFWNSTIALLDDLAEKSMIRGDWRDVIEVADNLEELTKLCEG is encoded by the coding sequence ATGAAAATAGCAGTTTTTTGTTCAGCGAATAAGAATATCGACCCGGATTTCTTCACGATAACAGAAGAGATGGGAAAGTGGATGGCAGAGAACGGCCACGACCTGGTTTTCGGCGGATGTAACTCCGGACTGATGGATTGCATAGGCAAGGCGGTGAAGGCGCATGGCGGCAGAACCATCGGCGTGGTTCCTACGCTTGTAGAAAGAGGCGGCAGAACCTTCCCTGACCTCGACATCGAGATTCCGTGTGATAATCTCAGCGACCGCAAGGACCTGATGCTTGCCCAGAGCGACCTCTTCGTAGCCCTTCCTGGCGGCGTCGGCACCCTGGATGAAATCTTCACCATCGCCGCCGCCCACACCATCGGCTACCATCACAAGATGGTGATTCTCTACAACATGAAGGGCTTCTGGAACTCCACCATCGCCCTGCTGGACGATTTGGCAGAGAAAAGCATGATTCGTGGCGATTGGCGAGATGTGATTGAAGTGGCGGATAACCTGGAAGAATTGACAAAGCTCTGCGAGGGATAG
- a CDS encoding alpha/beta hydrolase family protein, translated as MMTPPKAAVAWDMEVLGEEQRDGYKAQKIAFNINAYSRITAYLLIPDGEAEKILNAEAGKNSNAEVGLQLSAQNKKAGKFPAVVALHDHGAHLFIGKEKMIRPFFTKEEWGENKDISEAKTEAQNERKEALGERKGELKENKEESTANIKEENERRKKQALCQEILDDADAWVNQLYDGQYVGDYLAKHGYVVLSIDAPMWGERGRKEGVDRNKYDLIAGNMMMLGRDLSAFMTYDDMASTEFLTSLPMVDAKRIGCVGCSMGAYRSWMLSALSDRIRVGASICWMITTDAQLTRRFGRKENGGFANCFPGLRQYLDYPHIASLACPKPMLFISGTKDKLFPVPGVKDAFAEMHKVWKSQGADNLLDTELWDIPHSCGLKAQEKMLEFLDKNLK; from the coding sequence ATGATGACGCCTCCGAAGGCGGCTGTGGCTTGGGATATGGAAGTGCTCGGCGAGGAACAGAGAGACGGATATAAGGCGCAGAAAATCGCCTTCAATATCAACGCCTATTCCCGCATTACGGCTTATCTCCTGATTCCGGATGGAGAAGCAGAGAAGATTTTGAATGCAGAAGCAGGGAAGAACTCGAATGCAGAAGTTGGATTGCAGCTTTCTGCCCAGAATAAGAAAGCGGGGAAATTTCCTGCCGTAGTGGCGCTCCACGACCATGGTGCCCATCTCTTTATCGGAAAGGAGAAGATGATTCGCCCTTTCTTTACAAAGGAAGAATGGGGAGAAAACAAGGATATTTCTGAAGCAAAAACGGAAGCGCAGAATGAAAGAAAAGAAGCGCTGGGAGAAAGAAAGGGAGAGCTGAAAGAAAACAAGGAAGAATCAACTGCAAATATAAAGGAAGAAAACGAGAGACGGAAGAAGCAGGCGCTCTGTCAGGAGATTTTGGATGATGCAGATGCTTGGGTCAATCAGCTTTATGATGGTCAGTATGTGGGCGATTACCTGGCGAAGCACGGTTATGTGGTGCTCTCGATTGATGCGCCGATGTGGGGCGAACGAGGACGAAAGGAGGGCGTGGATAGAAATAAATACGATCTCATCGCCGGCAATATGATGATGTTGGGTAGAGACCTCTCTGCCTTCATGACTTACGACGATATGGCCAGTACCGAGTTCCTGACTTCGCTGCCGATGGTGGATGCGAAGCGTATCGGATGCGTGGGCTGTTCGATGGGAGCCTATCGTTCGTGGATGCTCTCTGCCTTATCGGATAGAATCAGGGTGGGTGCTTCCATCTGCTGGATGATAACCACCGATGCTCAGCTTACCAGACGTTTTGGCAGAAAGGAGAATGGTGGTTTTGCGAATTGCTTTCCTGGATTGCGCCAGTATCTCGACTATCCTCACATCGCCTCCCTCGCCTGTCCGAAACCGATGCTCTTCATCAGCGGCACAAAAGATAAGCTTTTCCCAGTGCCCGGCGTAAAGGATGCTTTCGCCGAAATGCACAAGGTTTGGAAGAGTCAGGGGGCTGATAATCTGCTGGATACGGAGCTTTGGGACATTCCTCATTCCTGCGGACTGAAGGCGCAGGAGAAAATGCTGGAGTTTCTGGATAAGAATCTGAAATAG
- a CDS encoding AAA family ATPase produces MATINGIIGRQREMALLQEIYESPRAEFVAVYGRRRIGKTYLIDKFFGDKYDFYMTGIYEGTRKEQLANFVHQLEFYSHKEQKTPKDWMEALFMLRKYLETLKKEKPVLLFFDEMPWLDTRYSRFLKAFELFWNEWASKQDNLKLIVCGSATTWMTNTLLGNKGGLHNRVTRSIYLRPFNLAETEEFLVSRGFSMERFQIAELYMAIGGTPFYLNMLNRSLSVAQNIDELFFSSSAPLRSEYGFLFKSLFKESTLYRRVVETLTKKLKGMTRPELIEELKVEDSGYVSTVLSDLCNCDFIRKYSAFGKTDRDFMYQLTDLYSLFYLKYVKNYHGEDEHYWSHRQMDISSWEGYAFEQVCLHHIPQIKRKLGIGGILSNICTWSCRAFTDAEGNKQLGAQIDLIIDRGDKTINLCEMKFVNHPYSITPDYAAWLIKRRELFKQATGTKKTLHLSMITSYGVEHNAGWQNIQNEVVLDDLFKVE; encoded by the coding sequence ATGGCTACTATTAATGGAATTATAGGAAGACAGCGTGAGATGGCTCTGTTGCAGGAAATTTACGAATCTCCTAGGGCGGAGTTCGTGGCTGTTTATGGCAGAAGACGTATCGGTAAGACCTATCTTATCGATAAGTTCTTTGGCGATAAGTACGACTTTTATATGACGGGTATCTATGAGGGTACCCGTAAGGAGCAGTTGGCAAACTTTGTCCATCAGCTGGAATTTTATTCTCATAAGGAGCAGAAAACTCCCAAAGACTGGATGGAGGCTCTGTTTATGCTTCGCAAGTATCTGGAGACATTAAAAAAGGAAAAACCAGTGCTCTTGTTCTTTGATGAAATGCCTTGGCTTGACACCCGTTATTCTCGCTTTCTCAAGGCTTTCGAATTGTTTTGGAACGAGTGGGCTTCGAAGCAGGACAATCTGAAACTGATAGTTTGTGGTTCGGCAACCACCTGGATGACGAATACTTTGCTGGGCAATAAGGGCGGATTGCACAATCGTGTGACTCGTTCCATCTATCTCCGTCCCTTCAATCTGGCAGAGACGGAGGAGTTCCTGGTTTCAAGAGGATTCTCAATGGAGCGCTTCCAGATAGCCGAGTTGTATATGGCGATAGGTGGAACACCTTTTTATCTCAATATGCTGAATCGTTCGCTGAGCGTGGCTCAGAATATCGATGAACTCTTCTTCTCATCCAGTGCCCCTTTGAGAAGCGAATATGGCTTCCTCTTTAAATCGCTCTTCAAGGAGTCCACGCTCTATAGAAGGGTGGTGGAGACTTTGACTAAGAAACTGAAGGGAATGACTCGACCTGAGTTGATAGAGGAGCTGAAGGTGGAGGATTCTGGATATGTATCTACCGTGCTCTCCGACTTATGCAACTGCGATTTCATCCGCAAGTATTCGGCTTTTGGAAAGACGGATAGGGATTTTATGTATCAATTGACCGACCTGTATTCGCTCTTCTATCTGAAGTATGTGAAGAACTATCATGGTGAAGACGAGCATTATTGGAGCCATCGGCAGATGGATATTTCCAGTTGGGAGGGCTATGCTTTCGAGCAGGTTTGTCTGCATCATATTCCTCAAATCAAGAGGAAGTTGGGAATTGGTGGCATTCTGTCGAATATCTGCACGTGGTCGTGCCGTGCTTTTACGGATGCAGAGGGCAATAAGCAACTAGGAGCACAGATAGATTTGATAATAGATAGGGGAGACAAGACCATCAATCTCTGTGAGATGAAGTTCGTGAATCATCCTTATTCCATCACTCCCGATTATGCGGCTTGGTTGATCAAGCGCAGGGAATTGTTTAAGCAAGCGACAGGTACGAAGAAGACTCTCCATCTTTCGATGATAACTTCGTATGGAGTGGAGCATAATGCTGGTTGGCAAAACATTCAGAACGAGGTGGTACTGGATGATTTATTCAAAGTAGAATAA
- a CDS encoding DUF3843 family protein: MKKIIFTQEWMAMHPYEKPNEVDQYYTELSNEIYHALDDACFTHQFKDVEDAKQLALCIAGYFEDVLSGTCIWKTFTAECKKRYGSYIPFYENEKEFVKNSLNVDDAPYDPDEINISDIKFLCWHHYQQSAYIQEAVPFLFSTMELAAKLVYNLLDKEYETAPENERLREFLCELPTAEDKFLEYRDVLAWFHYNCFFNINNLKRLQFELEKLARSPQGFNEIIAYSIQIEHTMNSRNNLLALTSAEWLAKISEHHPAHKLWTDIDYKGTRAFRMMKEDEKFFYLKDLYEEEDDPEKTSKENQEKAEEGSLIRVLKESTNIGDASSFLSGENVLVCNLFRFGGDWWQTGALLDPTYKDNKAQIEAERNVQKHKKSIHDYNLLKQNGYGDKFVFIEDVKTMKEFLKNIGFELPSNISFPQKYEKGIIVYGSPYTGINISFGTAHCIASPENPYYNAERAAEDSFNIISGNGLPFPYEIVCKLIEKGMLPDANIFTSRYVKEEGLKITQANIQFLADYYLMGRKDKDLSPEELW, from the coding sequence ATGAAAAAAATAATTTTCACTCAAGAATGGATGGCAATGCATCCATACGAGAAACCTAATGAAGTGGATCAATATTATACGGAGTTATCCAATGAAATATACCACGCCCTCGATGATGCCTGCTTCACGCATCAGTTCAAAGACGTGGAAGATGCCAAGCAGCTCGCCCTCTGCATCGCCGGATATTTTGAGGACGTGCTCTCCGGTACTTGTATCTGGAAGACTTTCACCGCTGAATGCAAGAAGCGATATGGTTCATACATCCCTTTCTATGAGAACGAAAAGGAGTTTGTCAAGAACTCTCTCAATGTAGATGATGCGCCATACGATCCGGACGAGATCAACATCTCCGACATCAAGTTCCTGTGCTGGCACCATTACCAGCAGAGTGCCTACATCCAGGAGGCCGTACCTTTCCTCTTCAGTACGATGGAACTGGCAGCCAAACTGGTGTATAATCTTCTCGACAAGGAGTATGAAACTGCACCGGAAAACGAGCGCCTGCGTGAATTTCTCTGCGAGTTGCCTACAGCAGAAGACAAGTTCCTGGAATACAGAGACGTGCTGGCATGGTTCCACTATAACTGCTTCTTCAACATCAACAATCTCAAGCGCCTGCAGTTCGAACTCGAAAAGCTCGCCCGCTCTCCACAGGGCTTCAATGAAATCATCGCCTACTCCATCCAGATAGAGCACACGATGAACAGTCGCAACAATCTTCTGGCTCTCACCTCTGCTGAATGGCTTGCCAAAATCAGCGAGCATCATCCTGCCCACAAACTCTGGACGGACATCGATTACAAGGGAACCAGAGCCTTCAGAATGATGAAAGAGGATGAGAAATTCTTCTATCTGAAGGATTTGTATGAGGAGGAAGATGATCCGGAGAAGACCTCAAAGGAGAATCAGGAGAAGGCAGAAGAAGGAAGCCTCATCAGAGTGCTCAAGGAATCTACCAATATTGGGGATGCTTCTTCCTTCCTCAGCGGCGAGAATGTGCTCGTATGCAATCTCTTCCGATTTGGTGGAGACTGGTGGCAAACCGGTGCTCTCCTCGATCCTACTTATAAAGACAACAAGGCTCAGATAGAGGCTGAAAGAAATGTCCAGAAACACAAGAAGAGCATCCACGACTACAACCTGCTCAAGCAGAATGGCTATGGAGACAAGTTTGTGTTCATCGAGGATGTCAAGACGATGAAGGAATTCCTGAAGAATATCGGTTTCGAACTGCCTTCCAACATCAGTTTCCCTCAGAAATACGAAAAGGGAATCATCGTGTACGGAAGTCCTTATACGGGCATCAACATCAGCTTCGGAACCGCCCATTGCATCGCTTCGCCTGAAAACCCATACTACAATGCCGAGCGTGCAGCAGAGGACAGTTTCAATATCATCTCCGGCAATGGTCTTCCTTTCCCTTACGAGATTGTTTGCAAGCTGATAGAAAAGGGAATGCTTCCTGATGCCAACATCTTCACCAGCCGATATGTGAAGGAAGAGGGACTGAAGATTACTCAGGCCAATATCCAGTTCCTTGCCGATTACTATCTGATGGGCAGAAAGGACAAGGACTTGTCGCCTGAAGAATTGTGGTAA
- a CDS encoding DEAD/DEAH box helicase, giving the protein MKTFEELGVSEEIRRAIEELGFENPMPVQEEVIPYLLGNKNDVIALAQTGTGKTASYGIPVIQKTDADSKQTQAIILSPTRELCLQIADDLNSFAKYIDGLHIAAVYGGTDIGSQIRTLKHGVQIIVATPGRLLDLINRGVAQLEHVNNVVLDEADEMLNMGFSESINAIFESVPEDRNTLLFSATMSKEIEKIALNYLHDHKEIVVGSRNEGAEHVNHIYYLVNAKDKYLALKRIVDYYPRIFAIIFCRTKLETQDIADKLIKDGYNAEALHGDLSQQQRDLTMQKFRNHTVQFLVATDVAARGLDVDDLTHVINYGLPDDVASYTHRSGRTGRAGKKGTSISIIHTREKFKVRQIEKQIGKEFVDGVLPTPEEICKKQLFKTMDDIMKTDVDEDQIEPYMAEINRQFEYIDKEDIIKKMVTITFGKFLDYYKNAPEIVKPESGKGSRSGEGRGSRGERGKVSNGRRKHETEAGFKRLFINLGKADGFYPGEIMQYLNKHVKGRQEVGHIDLLSKFAYIEVPEEDAKRVMKALNGTEYKGRTVRCNDADEEGHGRAARGGGRDAEGRSGRGGRSAEKGSRGRRGSDDARSERGGRGSRGGKKTRREEETGDWRQFFQNNDNVKFKGEEPNFEEEGWARRRPKKK; this is encoded by the coding sequence TTGAAGACATTTGAAGAATTGGGCGTGAGCGAAGAGATTCGCCGTGCCATCGAAGAGCTTGGATTTGAGAATCCAATGCCAGTTCAGGAAGAAGTAATCCCATATTTGCTTGGTAATAAGAACGACGTGATTGCGTTGGCGCAGACGGGTACGGGTAAAACCGCATCCTATGGTATTCCTGTCATCCAGAAAACCGATGCTGATAGCAAGCAGACACAGGCTATCATCCTCAGTCCTACACGTGAGCTCTGCCTCCAGATAGCAGACGATTTGAACAGTTTTGCCAAGTACATCGACGGTTTGCATATTGCCGCAGTTTATGGCGGTACCGACATCGGAAGCCAGATTCGCACCCTGAAGCATGGTGTGCAGATTATCGTGGCTACCCCTGGTCGTCTGCTCGATTTGATTAATCGTGGTGTGGCTCAGTTGGAGCACGTCAATAACGTGGTGCTTGATGAGGCTGACGAGATGCTCAACATGGGTTTCTCGGAGAGCATCAATGCCATCTTCGAGAGTGTGCCAGAGGATAGAAACACATTGCTCTTCTCTGCTACCATGAGTAAGGAGATTGAGAAGATTGCCCTCAACTATCTGCACGACCACAAGGAAATCGTGGTAGGTTCTCGTAACGAGGGTGCCGAGCACGTGAATCACATCTACTATCTTGTGAATGCCAAGGACAAGTATCTTGCCTTGAAGCGCATCGTCGATTATTATCCACGCATCTTTGCGATTATCTTCTGCCGCACCAAGCTGGAGACTCAGGATATTGCAGATAAGTTGATTAAGGATGGTTATAATGCAGAAGCCCTGCACGGCGACTTGAGTCAGCAGCAGCGTGACCTCACCATGCAGAAGTTCCGCAACCATACCGTTCAGTTCCTGGTGGCTACCGATGTGGCTGCCCGTGGTCTTGATGTTGACGATCTGACTCACGTCATCAACTACGGTTTGCCTGACGATGTGGCAAGTTATACCCACCGAAGCGGTCGTACCGGTCGTGCCGGAAAGAAGGGAACATCCATCTCTATCATCCATACCAGAGAGAAGTTCAAGGTTCGCCAGATTGAGAAGCAGATAGGTAAGGAGTTCGTGGACGGCGTTTTGCCTACCCCAGAGGAAATCTGCAAGAAGCAGCTCTTCAAGACCATGGACGACATTATGAAGACCGATGTGGACGAGGATCAGATTGAACCATACATGGCAGAAATCAACCGCCAGTTTGAGTACATCGACAAGGAGGACATCATCAAGAAGATGGTAACCATCACCTTCGGTAAGTTCCTGGATTACTACAAGAATGCTCCAGAGATTGTGAAGCCAGAGAGCGGCAAGGGTTCACGTAGCGGAGAAGGTCGTGGAAGCCGTGGCGAGCGTGGTAAGGTTTCCAATGGTCGCAGAAAGCATGAGACTGAGGCTGGTTTCAAGCGCCTCTTCATCAATCTGGGTAAGGCGGATGGTTTCTATCCGGGCGAAATCATGCAGTATCTGAACAAGCACGTGAAGGGTCGCCAGGAGGTGGGTCACATCGACCTGCTGAGTAAGTTTGCCTACATCGAGGTGCCTGAGGAAGATGCGAAGCGCGTGATGAAGGCTTTGAACGGAACTGAGTATAAGGGCAGAACCGTAAGATGTAATGATGCTGACGAGGAAGGTCATGGCAGAGCAGCCCGTGGTGGTGGCCGTGATGCTGAGGGCAGAAGTGGTCGTGGCGGTCGTTCTGCAGAGAAGGGTTCCCGTGGGCGCAGAGGTTCTGATGATGCTCGTTCTGAGCGTGGAGGTCGTGGAAGCCGTGGCGGAAAGAAAACGCGTCGTGAAGAGGAAACAGGCGACTGGCGTCAGTTCTTCCAGAACAATGATAATGTGAAATTCAAGGGCGAGGAGCCAAACTTCGAGGAAGAAGGTTGGGCTCGCCGCCGTCCTAAAAAGAAGTAA